The DNA window CCGCAAGTGAACGAAATACCTTGGAAATAATTTTGCTTATACTTACCTGTATATCTTCCAGCTTCGTAATACGAACTTAATAAATAATGACCGACTAATCCAGCATTCACATTATAGCTCCCTGCATTTGTCTCGGCAAATTTGTAAGCCAAATTAATAGGTGCTTCAATGCTGCGGTACGAAAACGATTGTAGCCAAACCAATTCTTTGGTGTGGGCACTGTTAGGACTAGTTAAAGGTATAGCACCTTGGTTGAAAGACGTTACAAGATTCAGTTTCCTGTTGATATAACCCATACCTACTTCGTAAAATACTTTTGGAGGGTCGACGAAAGAATAAAAGTGCTTAAGATGAGAGCTCTCATAATGGCGAGTGATTAGTTACTTCTGCATAACAATGCCCGAGTTGAAAAAGTTGCATGGGATATGTTTTTCATTCATTAACATCTATGCATGATGAGTTTGGCGAAGTTCCGATTGTTATTAGGTGCCAACCACTAACATAATTATAATTCATGCACAGCAATAACTCTCTCCGCACCTATACTTTGGTTAGCCCTATACATTCCCTCACTGTTAAAAGGCAAAGCTATATTGCCCGCAGCGTCGATAGCGATGAGCCCGCCTTCGCCGCCTAGTTTTACGAGTTTGTCGTTTACTACAATATTACAAGCTTCTTGCAGGCTAAGACCTTTGTATTCCATGAGGCAGCTGACATCGTAAGCTACTACATTGCGTATAAAATATTCGCCATGGCCAGTGCAGCTTATGGCACAAGTATTATTATTGGCATAAGTGCCGCAACCTATAATTGGGGTATCGCCAATTCTATTATATCTTTTGTTGGTCATGCCGCCCGTGCTAGTAGCAGCGGCTAGGTTACCGTGTTTGTCTAATGCCACAGCTCCTACGGTTCCTTTTTTTAGGTTCACATTATGATCCAATTGCATATAGTCGCTGTCTCTTATTTTAAGGTACTGTTGGTAGCGAACTTCATTATAAAAGTATTCATCTGGCTCGAAAGCGATATTCTGCGTGCGGGCAAATTCTTCGGCACCTGCACCGCTCAACAATACAAACCCCGATTTTTCCATCACTTCGCGGGCAAGTATAATTGGGTTTTTAATATTCTTTACACATGTAACTCCTCCAGCCATCAGATTGCTTCCATCCATAATAGATGCATCCATTTCGTGGCCACCGCCATGGGTGAATACGGCACCGCAGCCTGCATTAAAAACAGGCTCGTTCTCCAATGCTATAACGGCAGCAGAAACAGCGTCCATCGCACTGCCGCCTTGTTCTATCACTTTGTATCCCGCTTCGATACATTTGTTGAGGGCTGTTGTATACATATTATATAACTCGGGAGTTAAAGAAGATTTCTCGATAGTGCCCGCACCGCCATGTATGGCTATTCCTGCTTTCATTAAACTTTGTTTTTGTTTAGTTTGCTATGGATCTTACCATACGAGAAATATATCATTAATCCTAAAAGCATCCAACCCACCGCACTTAACTGTGTTTCCATGTTCAAGCCCACTATCATAAGCGTACAAATAAGTATGCCCAAAATAGGAACCAAAGGAACCAAAGGCGTTTTAAAGGGACGTTTCAATTTAGGATCGGTTTTACGAAGTATCATAACTCCCGCACATACTAAAATGAAGGCGAACAAAGTTCCGATACTTGTTAAATCGCCAGCCACCGAGCCAGGTATAAAGGCTCCGAAGCCGCCTACAAACAATAATAATATCCAATTAGATTTATAGGGGGTTTTGAACTTAGGGTGAAGTTGCGAAAATGTTTTGGGTAATAATCCATCTTTGCTCATTGTAAAGAATACTCGGCTTTGACCCATGAGCATTACCAATATCACAGAGGAGAATCCTGCAAGAATAGCTACAGTTATAAGATTGGCCAGCCAGGTATACTCGACCATGTATTTTGTAATGGCGAAACTCACAGATGCTTCTTTGCCTTCTTTTATAAAGTCTGTAAAAGGGGCAACACCTGTAAGCACGTGCGAGAACAATATATACAATACCGTACAAATAGCCAATGAGCCTAATATACCAATCGGCATATCTTTCTGTGGGTTCTTAGCTTCCTGTGCTGCAGTAGAAACGGCATCGAAACCAATAAAGGCAAAGAACACCACGCCAGCACCCGCTATCACACCACCAAAACCATGATGCCAAAAACCACTATAATCAAACCATTCCCCATTTCCCTGCATTACGGGTTTCATATCAGCAGGAATCATATAAGGTGTATGGTTGGCAGGATTGATATAAGCCCAACCCAAGGCGATAAAGATTAGTACAATTGCTACTTTCAATATTACTATAATAG is part of the Bacteroidota bacterium genome and encodes:
- a CDS encoding isoaspartyl peptidase/L-asparaginase, translating into MKAGIAIHGGAGTIEKSSLTPELYNMYTTALNKCIEAGYKVIEQGGSAMDAVSAAVIALENEPVFNAGCGAVFTHGGGHEMDASIMDGSNLMAGGVTCVKNIKNPIILAREVMEKSGFVLLSGAGAEEFARTQNIAFEPDEYFYNEVRYQQYLKIRDSDYMQLDHNVNLKKGTVGAVALDKHGNLAAATSTGGMTNKRYNRIGDTPIIGCGTYANNNTCAISCTGHGEYFIRNVVAYDVSCLMEYKGLSLQEACNIVVNDKLVKLGGEGGLIAIDAAGNIALPFNSEGMYRANQSIGAERVIAVHEL
- a CDS encoding amino acid permease → MSLHRKKSLNDLMGNVATDEHTLKRTLGRGSLIALGIGAIIGAGLFVRTAAAAGEHAGAAVTLSFIVAAVGCAFAGLCYAEFASIIPIAGSAYTYAYATMGELVAWIIGWALVLEYALGAATVSIAWSEYLNKLLGGAIPYEWCHSPFESIIQNSMEVHGMINAPALLILLILTLLLIRGTQQSAVVNSIIVILKVAIVLIFIALGWAYINPANHTPYMIPADMKPVMQGNGEWFDYSGFWHHGFGGVIAGAGVVFFAFIGFDAVSTAAQEAKNPQKDMPIGILGSLAICTVLYILFSHVLTGVAPFTDFIKEGKEASVSFAITKYMVEYTWLANLITVAILAGFSSVILVMLMGQSRVFFTMSKDGLLPKTFSQLHPKFKTPYKSNWILLLFVGGFGAFIPGSVAGDLTSIGTLFAFILVCAGVMILRKTDPKLKRPFKTPLVPLVPILGILICTLMIVGLNMETQLSAVGWMLLGLMIYFSYGKIHSKLNKNKV